A region from the Microcoleus sp. FACHB-672 genome encodes:
- a CDS encoding EAL domain-containing protein yields the protein MNASNQGVGRCNRCETLPEKIEGSGRLYLWFPIGHTNKKVISAFNKAELAYQIVEEGKCLNINLDKSNRERYAELLTTKLTSKELKETQVLWMPELQEPQLGDFSRMISLDNFNSLSESEWLLDLLANERIISYFQPIVYTDNTSQIFAHEALLRGLGEGGNLIAPGRIFAQAEKAGLLFQLDALARTSAIREASRQGIKELVFINFSPTSVYDPMTCLRMTVRAIDEAGIPHNNIVFEVAESEQPPDIHHLVKILKFYQEAGFLVALDDFGSGYSNLNLIHQLRPDFIKLDMQLIRNVHQDPYKALITEKILEIAQQLEIRTIAEGIESLEELHWVQERGATFVQGYLVAKPASPPLTTTPYLNREPISLPA from the coding sequence ATGAATGCAAGTAACCAAGGTGTAGGACGCTGCAATCGGTGCGAGACGCTACCGGAAAAAATTGAAGGCAGTGGAAGACTATATCTCTGGTTTCCGATAGGGCACACTAATAAGAAGGTAATTTCAGCTTTCAATAAAGCTGAACTTGCTTATCAGATTGTAGAAGAAGGCAAATGTTTAAATATTAATCTTGACAAGAGTAATAGAGAACGTTACGCGGAGCTACTAACAACTAAGCTCACAAGTAAAGAGTTGAAAGAAACGCAAGTCCTGTGGATGCCGGAGCTTCAAGAACCACAGCTAGGGGATTTCTCCCGCATGATTTCCCTGGATAATTTTAACAGCCTCAGCGAATCAGAATGGTTACTGGATTTGCTAGCAAACGAGCGGATTATCAGTTATTTTCAGCCGATCGTTTATACCGACAACACTTCGCAAATTTTCGCTCACGAGGCATTGCTGCGAGGTTTAGGTGAGGGGGGAAACTTAATTGCTCCAGGTCGAATTTTTGCCCAGGCAGAGAAAGCCGGCCTTTTATTCCAACTCGATGCTTTAGCCAGAACGAGTGCCATTCGCGAGGCAAGCCGGCAAGGCATTAAAGAGCTAGTATTTATCAATTTCTCGCCCACTTCAGTTTATGACCCCATGACCTGTTTACGCATGACCGTGCGGGCGATTGATGAAGCCGGAATTCCTCATAATAATATTGTATTTGAAGTGGCGGAATCAGAGCAACCTCCAGATATTCATCACCTTGTCAAAATTTTAAAGTTTTACCAAGAAGCTGGGTTTCTGGTGGCACTCGATGATTTTGGCAGTGGATATTCCAACTTAAATTTAATTCACCAGTTACGTCCAGACTTTATTAAGTTGGATATGCAGTTGATTCGCAATGTGCATCAAGATCCTTACAAAGCACTGATTACCGAAAAAATACTGGAAATTGCTCAGCAATTGGAGATTAGAACAATCGCTGAAGGCATTGAATCTTTAGAAGAACTGCACTGGGTGCAAGAGCGGGGAGCAACCTTTGTCCAGGGTTATCTGGTTGCCAAACCGGCATCACCGCCATTAACCACCACACCTTACTTAAACAGGGAACCCATATCACTGCCGGCATAA
- a CDS encoding permease, giving the protein MNQLNQAFTLFLSLLVEAMPFLLLGVLFSGLLLLFIDEGKLIKAMPRNPLLGALVGSSIGFLFPVCECGNVPVARRLLMQGVPAPVAVGFLLAAPTVNPIVLWSTWIAFRDQPEIVVLRVLFSLLIATTIGCVFSAQADLRPLLQPALARAMPRYNPPKPQPSPLGASELTSPLLQSGTFLLGEPGMPVRMDPVVLQASLAASATAKKPLVYQLRLLLENTVQELRELGAVLVIGSAIAAIIQVAAPRDLILSLGQGPVTSILAMLVLAAVVSICSTVDSFFALSFASTFTSGSLLAFLVFGPMIDLKGIGLMLLLFKKKAVIYLFVLAAQLTFLLTLLVNLHFS; this is encoded by the coding sequence ATGAATCAACTCAATCAGGCGTTTACCCTGTTTTTAAGTTTGTTAGTAGAGGCAATGCCCTTCCTGCTGTTGGGGGTTTTGTTCTCAGGCTTGCTGCTGCTATTTATCGATGAAGGCAAACTGATTAAAGCCATGCCTCGTAACCCGCTGCTGGGGGCTTTAGTCGGCAGTTCAATCGGCTTTTTGTTTCCTGTGTGCGAGTGTGGCAACGTGCCGGTGGCACGACGACTGCTGATGCAAGGTGTGCCGGCACCTGTAGCGGTTGGGTTTTTACTAGCAGCGCCCACCGTTAACCCCATCGTACTGTGGTCAACTTGGATCGCCTTTCGCGATCAGCCGGAAATTGTCGTGCTGCGCGTGCTGTTTAGCTTACTCATTGCCACCACAATTGGCTGTGTATTCAGCGCCCAAGCTGACTTGCGTCCCCTGTTGCAGCCGGCACTAGCCCGTGCCATGCCTCGCTATAACCCGCCCAAACCCCAACCCTCACCCCTGGGCGCATCTGAATTAACATCGCCCCTGTTGCAGTCTGGGACATTTTTACTCGGTGAGCCGGGAATGCCGGTGCGGATGGACCCCGTAGTTTTACAAGCCTCCTTAGCTGCCAGCGCAACCGCAAAGAAACCCCTCGTATACCAACTGCGACTGCTGTTAGAAAATACAGTGCAAGAACTGCGGGAATTAGGTGCGGTGTTAGTCATCGGAAGTGCCATCGCCGCAATCATTCAAGTCGCCGCGCCTCGCGATCTCATCCTCAGTTTAGGGCAGGGGCCGGTTACTTCGATTCTGGCCATGCTAGTGCTTGCCGCTGTCGTGTCAATTTGCTCAACAGTAGACTCATTTTTTGCCCTCTCTTTTGCCTCAACCTTTACGAGTGGATCGTTGCTGGCTTTCTTAGTATTTGGGCCAATGATCGATTTGAAAGGCATCGGTCTAATGTTGTTGCTTTTCAAGAAAAAAGCTGTCATTTACTTATTCGTTCTCGCCGCTCAATTAACTTTCCTGCTGACCTTGCTTGTCAATTTACATTTTAGCTAG
- a CDS encoding TIGR03943 family putative permease subunit has product MSATEKLKRDSAFNKIQNIFLPWLDILAIAAWGVMMLKYWRTDKLYLLIHPDYFWLVIVAGFAFLGISGFKALELIGQLFKRKKNAAPQLSTVAHLSLFPPGLGSGLLLLSAILGLLITPQVFSSQTALDRGITESLATTRAQPQSFSSASNPEDKTLIDWVRTLNVYPEPDAYTGQKVKVQGFVIHPPNLPDQYFTIARFILTCCAADAYPVGLPVKLPQSRTAYPPDTWLEIEGQMITENLEDKRQLTIEATALKKIPKPKNPYDY; this is encoded by the coding sequence ATGAGTGCAACTGAAAAGTTAAAACGCGATTCAGCGTTCAACAAAATTCAAAATATATTCCTGCCTTGGCTGGATATTTTGGCAATTGCAGCTTGGGGCGTCATGATGCTGAAATATTGGAGAACGGACAAGCTTTACTTGCTGATTCATCCAGATTATTTTTGGCTAGTAATCGTCGCCGGGTTTGCGTTTTTAGGAATCAGTGGTTTCAAGGCATTGGAACTGATCGGGCAATTATTTAAACGTAAAAAAAATGCCGCGCCTCAGTTATCGACCGTCGCTCATCTTAGTTTGTTTCCACCTGGTTTAGGCAGCGGCTTATTACTGCTATCGGCAATATTGGGTTTACTGATCACTCCGCAAGTATTTTCTAGTCAAACGGCACTTGATCGCGGAATTACAGAGTCTTTAGCAACAACCAGGGCACAGCCTCAATCATTTAGTTCTGCTAGCAACCCGGAGGATAAAACGCTGATAGACTGGGTGCGGACGTTGAATGTTTATCCCGAACCCGATGCTTATACCGGCCAAAAAGTTAAAGTTCAAGGATTTGTCATTCATCCCCCAAACTTGCCCGATCAATATTTCACGATCGCGCGTTTTATCCTCACCTGCTGCGCTGCGGATGCTTATCCAGTCGGGTTGCCCGTGAAGTTGCCTCAAAGCCGCACCGCTTATCCGCCTGATACTTGGCTAGAAATTGAAGGTCAGATGATTACTGAAAATCTCGAAGATAAGCGCCAGCTTACCATCGAAGCAACAGCCCTGAAAAAAATCCCAAAACCCAAAAACCCCTACGACTATTAG
- a CDS encoding prolyl hydroxylase family protein: MVAPSLTELGAEIFIVEGLLEPSMCAHLIQVAELAQFSPAGIELETVDSQIRSNDLLRLEDNSLLDSTNWLLLDQVAVIQKLLFQHYGIQFPDAETCSILRYKEGQFYKRHVDNLLLSSRLEEADKGIPIRDISVIGYLNEDFEGGETFFDRQNIKVKPQMGSVLVFPAYYTHPHQSLPVLKGQKYSFTTWLFH; encoded by the coding sequence ATGGTCGCTCCATCTTTAACAGAATTAGGTGCTGAAATTTTTATCGTCGAGGGATTGCTCGAGCCATCTATGTGCGCTCATCTGATTCAGGTTGCAGAATTAGCTCAATTTAGCCCAGCGGGGATTGAACTGGAAACAGTTGATTCGCAAATTCGCAGTAATGACTTGTTGCGGCTAGAAGATAACTCACTTTTAGACTCTACAAATTGGCTGTTACTAGATCAGGTTGCTGTGATTCAAAAATTGCTGTTTCAGCACTATGGTATCCAATTTCCTGATGCAGAAACTTGTTCGATTCTTCGCTATAAAGAAGGACAATTTTACAAACGCCATGTGGATAATTTGCTATTAAGTAGCCGGCTAGAGGAAGCCGACAAGGGAATTCCGATTCGGGATATTAGCGTAATTGGCTATTTGAATGAAGATTTTGAAGGCGGGGAGACATTTTTTGACCGGCAAAACATTAAAGTGAAGCCTCAAATGGGAAGCGTTCTGGTTTTTCCAGCTTATTACACCCACCCTCATCAATCACTGCCGGTGTTGAAAGGACAAAAATATTCTTTCACCACCTGGCTGTTTCATTAG